A region of the Melanotaenia boesemani isolate fMelBoe1 chromosome 6, fMelBoe1.pri, whole genome shotgun sequence genome:
tgtgtgtaggtatttgtgtgtgtctgtatgggATGAAGTGTGCTACAAGGAAAGATTGGATCTGACCCATTAACTTTACAGGCTATTCATTGAGCACCAGAGCAGCAGGGGTCAGTAGGGAGAATTCACTGTAAATCTCTACAACGATCACATTGATAGACCAGAGCTGAGGGAAAAGGCAGGGTTTGGAGTTTGGAGGAGCACAGCTTGCAACACTGTTCTTGGCTGCCCACTTCCACTGAGGACATCTGCTGCCGGCGTATCAGCtggactttatttttcatttaataattgtgcttgcaaaaaaaaaaaaaaaaaagagcgcTATGTTTTTCTTAACTGTTTTATTAGCAAATGATGagagtatttttttgttttctttacatttctgcCTGGAGAAATGCTGTTTTTAGATGTGGCTTTTCTGACTGTGCTGGGTGATGGCCCGCAACCTAAAACATGTCCTATGGGAAGAtataggaaaacaaacaaacaaacaaacatcatgtCATGCTGAAAGTAAGAAGAGGCAGAAGTCATAGTGCCAAACATTGCAGCACATTAGATTATTGATTTCATTCCACCTCAGATCATTCTTCGTCTAACCGTGAAACTTCTGCAGTGTAACCATTATCTTAAACACAATTATCCccttttatgtaatattttggACATACACATCAAGTAATACTCTGCAACAAGTCTTTCCACTCTGTCATTAGAAAGAACTTCCTCTTGACCATAACTGCTACAGTTATTCATGATTCTGTCCATTACACAGGAACCATCTGCTCTGAGTCCATCACCATAGAAAATCCCCATCACTTCTTTAAGTTCCACCATGGTtagaattaaacatttattattttaacaccCCAATGAACTAACACTCTGGGATTTGGAAATTGAGAGGTATAAGAAATGGCCTAATATTGCCATCTGCCTAATATTATCTTTTGTGCTTCCACAATGGTCTGACCCACCCTGTGGTAAAAAGCAGAGCCTTTAAACCCAGTGAAATGTGTGTGAAACCTCCATAGCTTGGAATAATATCTGACCATCCTAAAGATGTTCAGTCAGATTGAGATCAGGAAACTTGGGGGTTAAACTTGCAACTTGATATTTTTGACATGTTCCTCAAACAATCCCATCATAATTGTTTGGTTACAAGGCACAATATCCAGCTGAAAGTAATACTACTGCTATGAAAGAATGCATTTGGCCTACAACTATGTTAAAGTAGTAGCTTCAATACAGGGAACCTGTATCTCTCAGCAGAATATCACCCAGAAAATCTTTCTGCTTCCAGCAACTTGCATCCATGTGCTCAATCCAGGAGCCATTTCTTCACCAAATAACATACAAGTGTACATAAATACAAGGTCTGGTAGCACTTTATAATGCAGCATGGTAATAATATGGTAATAGTATGGTAACATGACTGTAATACAGAAGTAATAACTGGGTAACACCATGATGTTaccaaagtaaaaaccatgTTATATATTCTGGTAGTGACACTGGGTACATCATGGTAACAATAGACTAAAGCCGAAATTACAGGATAATAAGAGGCCTGTAACCTCCAGcaaagagaggaaaacaaatataacaacaaaTTTAAAGTATTTGGTGGTAGTAAGGTAATATTGTTATAATTATGTCGTAACTCTCTGGAAATATCTACAAAAGgtcaatatatatttaaaatgatttattatagTGACAGAAATGTCATAATAATCTAAACGGACATGTTTCTACGTAACAACCACAAATCAGTGctgtaaaataatgaaaagcaattacatgtttctgtgttattttatgGTAATATTACATTAAACTAAAGATAAACAGGCTTaacaataacctggaaacaatggCGGTAGTTAAATAAAGGCCactaaagtaaaagaaatctataagaaagagaaaaaaatagcattTGACAGTATGAAGTCAAACCAGTACTAACACCATTTGGGCGCTTCTCATcctaaacacaaagaaaaagcccattatttttttagaaaaatctaCTCGACTTGCatatagcagagttgttttattaaaatagtaTCTGTGTCATTGGAAGCTCAATGCACCTGTTTGAATAGTTTCCTGATTTAAAACAGCTCACACTATAGCAGAGGAACAAATAATTCCTTCTGCCTGTAACTAGTTCTTAGCACAGTTCTTCGTGCATTTCTTTCTAACATTGGGGTGCAAATGGTAGTGGGATCGGTGGAGGGGCTTGACATTATTGATGTTGGTTAAGGGCCCTGAAGAAAAGGTTTGGGAACGTATAAACCATGTCAGATCCTTAGacttgataattttttttactttccacaGTCACCTTCAAAAAGTGAAGTTGGTTCCTTAAATAACGGCTCCTTAAAAGGTGCCATTATAATGAAATAATCAATGTTAAGCAGTTCACCTGTCATGTGTACGGTTCAGTGGTACAGAACGCAAGATTTCACTGTATTGGTGAGCTTCACTTTATGCACCAGAATTCATTACAATAGACTTGTGGCTCTCATCCATACTGCATTTTGCTTATACAGTCAGATGCTGTGCATTATAAAGCCAATCATGGTAATGGCTGCAGCCTGGGAAAACTGGACAGTCCAATCATCACCCTTGCCTGAGAGTGCCTCTTTCCATACTTGACATTTGATATGTGATTGCTGCCTCCACTCACATATGTTTTGATAATCAGAAAACCTCCCACACTGTTTCAGGCTGGTGTTTAGCTGCAGCTGTTATGCTTTCTGAAGTCTTGTTCGGCTCTCTAATGCCTGGACTTTTTCCAGATGAGATAGTCTTTAAGTTCAGCTTCAGAGGGCAAGAAACTCTGGGTTACTTCAGGATGGTTGGGGGTGTACGAAGAATAATTAGCTTACTAGCAGAGAAGTTGCTGTCAAGGCTGCAAGCTAATTTTTGTTTAAGAAACCAAACCAACAActatttttattacaatattgcTTTTTGCATGTATTTGCTATTGTGGATAAAAAGAGATCAAGTGATTTCCATTATATGTAAACCCACATACTCTTGAAAACACAGACTGGGCACTTAGTAAAGCAATAGAGCAAAGACAGTAATTACAGCCTGGGACAGGTCACTGGGCTTGTGGTTCACCTCAACCCTTAACAGTGGAGCTATTCTGGACCTGTGGGAATATAAGAAGGGTTATTGTCAGAGGTCAACTTCAGTTACAAGGCTAAGAACATTAATTACTCATAGGGGCCGCACAAGAGTGCAGCTTAGACTGTAATTGGTGGGTTGCCTGCAAAGCACATGAATCACTGAACACCTCTGCTGACCAATGTATCAGTGACTGATTATATGGGTTGAGTAATTTTACTTCAAGCACACTGCAAATAACCTTCTACCTATAGAAATGTGTGCTATTTGTTATTTCCCTCTTGTCAAAGTAATTATGCAGTAGGAATAGAGTATTGGaattttgttgttgtaaaatagGGACTGTGCAGTGGAAGATCGGAGGGGGTTGGGGGCATACCAGTGCACTGTGTTTGCATACTGTGAAGTGGACTTGGCCTAGATATTGTTTACAGGGAGTTCAGTGTTACTGCTTCATAAATGTGATggcattttatccattttttctGAATATCCAAGTTGTTCTCTGCATTTTATGTAGGACAATACTCTAAACTGTGACTGTTTCCGGAGTTTTATATTTACTTACACACTTTACCTTTAAGGAGTCAACAAAATGCATCCAACACATTAAAGAAGTGTACCCTTTGTATCTTTAAACTAACTAAGTACACTGTGTTTTTAATGGACCTGTGAGTTTGTAAAACTGGAAATACCACAGTGTTTTGGCAGGCTGGAGTAatttcttgtgtgttttttccaATGTTGCATAATCTGTCACAGATAATCCACTGACTTCCCAGAAAGAGATCATAACTGAAACCTTGCTTTAGTGTTTGGAAGCCAGGtgctctctctcacacacagacgCAGAGTTTCAGACAGAACGAATAACCACACACTGAAATTTCTGCCAGCATTTGCACACATGCCTCCCAACTTTTCCCATGGAGTTTCCAAGTTTAGACAGACTTCACCCTGAGCCAGTCCAAAAATGGGAGGGGATGGGCCAATACAAAAGCTGCAGGAAGACTTAAAATCTGTCACTGTATACACTGATGAGTTAAAAAGAACGACGCAAAGCTGTAAAATTGAAGGCAGTTATTTTGTTGAATTTGTTTGGAATCTAGAGAAATTACTGAATCAAATTTCAATACGTGCTGACACAAGACCTGCTTGTAGCAGTGCTTTGTTCTTTCCAAACCATTGAATATTTTGTGTGTCAGACTGAGAAACATGTCAGAGGAGGTGAAGTCAGAGAGCCTTTCACTGTGTGCTGTAAGCATGGCAGCTACCCGTGAACCGGAGCTAATTTGCATTTTTGGAACTGGGGATTTAGGGCGCTCTTTAGGCCAGCGTCTGCTCCAGACTGGCTACAGGGTGGTGTACGGCAGCCGCAGACCTCACAGCTGTGGTCCATTACCTTCGGGAACTCAGGTATTTTGCATGATGTCTTGCCAAAATTAGGAAATTTTTCCACACAGTTATTGATTAaattgcttttgttgttgttattgacaCCTGGTATTTTAGCAGGATGTTCATAACACAGATCCAATAACTGTCTGTAAAAGTCAAATTGCATATTTAGTGTtggcaaaaaagaaacagttcaTCAGGCTTTTAACTAGCCAAACAAGGTCACTGATTAAATGCCACTTCTGTGCTACActgttcagtgttttgtttttatcttttatgcaacacatgaacttgtgtctCTGAGCCAGTTGTTAGTTGATGTGCTGACTTCATTCATACCTGTGCATGATAAGagtgttttctctgtgtgtgtgcaggcaaTGAGCCATGAGGCAGCGGCCAAATCAGCCAGTCTGGTCTTTATTTGTGTTCACAGAGAACACTATGACTTTCTGGAGGCACTTGCACCCCAACTCCAGGGGAAGGTACCTTGTTGCACAGTGAGATGTCTTTGTGTAACCTAGTAGTTGGATCATTTCTAACTTTGCTTCCACTTCACTGATTTCATTAATTGGAAGGTGCTGGTGGATGTCAGCAACAATCTTAAGAAGAATCTATACCCAGAGGCCAATGCCGAGTATCTGCAGAGGTAAGGAGAACTTAGGCAGTAATTTAATAATCTCAAAATTAATGAGATGTTTAATGGATCATGTGGTTGGAGTCTTTCGTTACTGGCACAACATGAAGCAAAAGTTTGTTGTTTACTGTCCAGGCTAATCCCTGAAGCTCATGTGGTGAAAGCTTTTAACACCTTGTCTGCCTGGGCCCTTCAGAATGGACCCTCAGATGCCAGTAGACAGGTATTAAAATATCTTTGTTGAAAGAAACatgcagatttaaaaatgtgcatagTTTTCCTTTGAAAATTTATCCTTGTCCAAtaatgtaatctttttttttatgtaagcaacacaaaataataataataggttgGATTTATATCTTTATATCTCAAAGGGTTACAGGtttaacaaggaaaaaaacattattaaaagtaaagatatttaaaagataactaaaaaaaaaaaaaagatttctaagAGAGGGGttaaagtttttgttaaaaaaagaatgttttaaGCCAGTGGAGTGAGTGGAGGACAGGGGTAATATGGCCATGTTTGCACACTCTCATCAGGACCCTAGCTGGAGGGTTCTGAATATATTCGAGCCGTTGCAGGCTCTTGCTAGGCATTCCAATAAGAAGTGCGTTGCAATAGTCCACTCTGGAGGAGATAAAGGCATGGACCAACTTTTCTGCATCTGAGAGGGAGAGAATGGGGCAAATTTTGGAAATGCTCCGGAGGTGACAGAATGAGGTCTCGCAGAGGTGGTTTATATGGGATTCAAACGTGAGTTGGGGGTCCATTTTTACACCAAGATTTGTGACTACTGACAAGAGGGGAATATTGGAGCCAGAGATTTGGTCTGGTGACGAGTGCCGACCAGGATGACTTCAGTTTTGGAGCTGTTGAGTTGGAGAAAATTGTTCTCCATCCAAAGCTTAATCTCCTCCAGACAGATGGTGAGCTGTGACAGGGATCACAACGATGATGATGAGGGTGGGGTTGCAGCTGTGGTTTTGACATAGAactgagtgtcatcagcatagcaataaaaagaaaaacaatggcGGTTGATGACCCGGCCAAAGAGGATGAGGCCAAGGACTGGCCCCTGGGGAACTGTGAATGGTGACTGTGTGTGGGTTGGAGGTGGAGTGACCCAGGGAGACGTGACAAATCATTTGTTTTCCAACACAGACACAATCGAGGATTACAGTTCTCTGATGTGTTCACATGGTGGGTGCTGCCcaacaagttaaaaataatgATCATTTTCAGAGAGGAAAGCATTTCAGTCtgaataacattaaaaactcattttgaaGTTTTCATCAAACAAAATGCAAGAGAAACAAGCTAAATTCTTGGAGTCAgcctaatgtttttgttgtgaatGCCATCTCTGATATATCTTTAAATCAATTAACTTCGCAGTCTGGCTGAGATCTAAGCTTCCCATCACATGTTTTGCTCCTGCTCCCTTTAGTGCACAGCTGCATGTgtgattttctgtttctttttgatctGGTTGTGCAATCCCAGAGGACAGCAAAAACCACCGAGTGGTGTGCTTTTTTTGCACTGGTGTGTGTTATATTTGGAGCACCACATCATAAAGGTGTTCATTGAGcattgttgttggtttttactTACATTCTTTAACTAAATTTAGTATTTCACACAGGACGTCACGATTTGTCTGTGCACTTTTATGTTCAGCACTCTAGAGTCAAATGTATCCTTTCATCAttatgtgtgcacatgcataaatgcataaatatgaaaataacaaagacaaacagaactACTCAAATTTTGGAGCAGTAATTACCTTAGATGTTTTCATGCTCCAGGTGTACCTGTGTGGGAACGGTGCTGAAGCTAAGCAGACAGTGGAAGAGACGGCTACCAAACTGGGCTTCACTATTGTGGATAGAGGTTCTCTGTCTGCAGCCAGAGAGCTGGAGGACTTCCCCCTGCAGCTGTTCCCACAATGGAGGCTGCCCATGTACCTGCCCATTGGCCTCACTGCCGCCTTCTTCTTCTATCTGGTCATGAGAGATGTCGTCTATGCATATGTTACACAGGGGAAAGACGTCTCCTTCAGAATTATGATATCCATTGCCAACAAggtgaaaagaaataattatcTTGAAAACTAGAATATCCATCACTGAAATAAGAAACTCTAGATGTGTtctatgaaaaatgttttaatcctCATAATAATCTCTTtcaggtgtttcccattgtttCTCTCATCCTGCTGTCCCTGTGTTACCTGCCTGGAGTCATTGCTGCTTTTCTTCAGCTCTACAGAGGAACCAAATACAAGTCAGAACCTGAGATGGACTGATATTCAGTGTCTGCACAGATGTTTAGAGTGTGTAAATATACAGAACTTCTTTGTTCCAGGCGTTTCCCAGACTGGTTGGATCACTGGATGCTGTGCAGGAAGCAGTTGGGTCTTTTGGCTCTTGCCTTGGCTTCCCTGCATGTATTGTACACTCTTATCATTCCTATAAGGTAAACAACAGCTGCATGGTAAATACAATATCATCCCACCCCTTTGTTGACAACATTcttgtattttctctttaattatttagattttgtGTCAATCTGTggcatctctctttttttttttaaatgaaatattgcAGTCAAACAAATAACCAGGGTGTGACATGCACTAAAAAGCCTCTGACTGAGATTCAAAGCTGGGCTGGCTGTCTTGAGAACTGGTAGCCACCATACATGGGGTGTCTCCTCCACTCACTGAGCTAAATGCCATACCATTCATGTCTTTCTTAATGTAGAGCTGAAGCACGGGGCATGTTACTGACTCAGTCCATATCAGTCAAAAAggaaacataacaaaaaattgCTACCTGCATGTGACcatataaaataagtaaaagtaaTATTCACTATTTTATATTCAAGCTATTACCAATACTGAAATGCAGAACTTTATGTATAATTACATAATTGGACATATGGCTATGGGGTGTGGCCATGGACTGCTGTTGTTGTACATCTTCTCCAATTTATGTTTGGGGTAGGGATAGGGAACCAGTTGATTTGATTCCAACTTAAACACTAAATTCCCCTAAATATTACACACTGTACATTTAAACCtgcctttattttattgttcttttttccaTGCTTTGTCCTGCAGATAATCACTcataaatcaaaacataatgaagatttaaataaaagattttaatgCTTAGTTTTTATTGGAACTTTTGCAAGGTGGTATCATTATAGCACTTCTCATTGTGTCTGTTGTTTTTGCAGAAACGTGTTAATCCAAGAGGTATTTGTTAAAAGCATTCAGCCCACATGGATGTACAAATGTTATTGTGGCACTCTTATATAAAAGCCCTTTATCTGACAAAAATGTTGCAGTTAACCTGTTGCAGGTAACACTAgcataactttaaaataaaaaattaaaagtgaagGTTTTTTATCCATTGGCTAAAGGTTGTTTGGcatacaacattttaaaaggatGGGTCTTTCAGAACATGAATGAACTTAAATAAATTTGCTAAAATGATCAAATGTTGGGGGATATGTTAATGTATTGcagattcataaaaaaaagaaaaaaatgtactgaTTTAAAAGAATCAGCTCACTCTGACAGTGTGTTGAGATGCCTATCTTAGGAGGATTGCATTAGTTTTGTCTTTAACTgttgttgattatttcatttttgttaatttttttgtttaattgtttttatttgtttgtttttttgtccccAGGTATTATGTGAGATACAGGATTTCAGCAATAACTATCTCACAGGTACCATGACAGAAAACTTTTCACAACCAAATGACGATGAAACATTTCTCTAATTCATGTACTGTCACTTTAAGATCAAGGAGAACAAAACGTCAGTGTTTGACACTACCATGGCCTGGCGCACTGACTCTTACTACTCCATGGGAGTTCTTGGATTTGGCCTGTATCTCCTGTTGGGAATATCCTCCCTCCCCTCTGTTAGCAACGCTCTCAGCTGGAGAGAGTTCAGCTTTATCCAGGTGAATACTGGCatatttatcttttcttatAAAAGAGGTTATCTGAAGTGTGAGCTTCGATGTTTTCACACACTTATAACAGAGCTTTATGTGGCTACACAGTCCATAGACATTTAACCCAATCGCTGAATCCTGTTTACTTCAGGTTTTCACCTGTGTACAGTGTTGTGTCTGCAAGAATAGATTTCCATTTGTGCACACAGTAGTGTCTGTGCCTCTATGTGCTTTTACAGAAATGACAAAATGACAGAAACTGCAGTTTTGCATGATTTCTATGTTTGTACTTTTTTAGAATACTTTTGTAAAAGGCATGTTATACTGTACCTACTGGAGAGcagaaaaatactgaaaatgtagGAAATGATGCAGATTATGCTGGAAAGCTTTCATTTACACCCATGTACCCAAGCTTCtggatttaaaatgaattaatttttaatttcctaATTAAGTATAAATTCTAAATTTCAAGGAAAGTAAAAACTAGCAGAAAAACAGTTGCTAAATCTTCACACGTTTGCGTGCTCATCAAGATTCAAGCCGGGATTGATGAGGACAGCTATAGCGCTAAGACTGAAAATAGGAACACAGGCCATACATCTGATTTCACCGTTTTGTTGAAGTTTGAAAGTTTGGTATTAACAGTATTTTTCTCTCCTTGCTTACTCTTCTGTGATTGTTTTATCTTCTTCCACGTGGTGACCAATCAGCAAAGAAATTGGCCCGACTACAGGGAACAAACTCATTCATAAATGTATCTGGGCCATGTCAAGCTAATTTTCCCACTCCACCCCTCCCCTTAACTCCAACCCAAATTACAGCAGCTCTTTAAATGTTAAGTTATTCATCAAATGTAATTTGGAGGGCATATATTAATGCTGGGCCACAGTCTTAAGGTTTTCTTTAGGCACACATActtgtgtgtgctgtatgtgtatGCACATTCCCTAGGGGCATGAGTTGGTTATTTCTATAAAAATTTGTGTGCAAAACTATTCATGTAGCCGAAAGCTTCTCTTAGTAAATGTCAGTCTGTTGCTACAATTCCTAACCAAGGCTACAAGAAAACTCTAAATAAGTTCtagaggaaattatttttttttatctgtatggTTGAGGAATATCATTCTACTATATAATATTAGAACAAAATGCACCATTGTTTTCTGTGTAAGTAGTTAGCTGAGGTATGtcttactgtgttttatttctcttccaGTCCAAACTTGGATACCTGACAT
Encoded here:
- the LOC121641382 gene encoding metalloreductase STEAP4-like — translated: MSEEVKSESLSLCAVSMAATREPELICIFGTGDLGRSLGQRLLQTGYRVVYGSRRPHSCGPLPSGTQAMSHEAAAKSASLVFICVHREHYDFLEALAPQLQGKVLVDVSNNLKKNLYPEANAEYLQRLIPEAHVVKAFNTLSAWALQNGPSDASRQVYLCGNGAEAKQTVEETATKLGFTIVDRGSLSAARELEDFPLQLFPQWRLPMYLPIGLTAAFFFYLVMRDVVYAYVTQGKDVSFRIMISIANKVFPIVSLILLSLCYLPGVIAAFLQLYRGTKYKRFPDWLDHWMLCRKQLGLLALALASLHVLYTLIIPIRYYVRYRISAITISQIKENKTSVFDTTMAWRTDSYYSMGVLGFGLYLLLGISSLPSVSNALSWREFSFIQSKLGYLTLFFCTFHTYLYGWDKFLHLSAYKWYTPPGYMLSLVVPSVVLVLRLLLFLPCLDRSLTRIRQGWERMDPEDDSKKTLLT